A stretch of Bacillus pseudomycoides DNA encodes these proteins:
- the miaA gene encoding tRNA (adenosine(37)-N6)-dimethylallyltransferase MiaA, translating to MGELQREKVAVIIGPTAVGKTKLSIDLAKALNGEIISGDSMQIYRTMDIGTAKVTKEEMEGIPHYMIDIKNPEDPFSVAEFQELVRGCIREITKRGKLPIIVGGTGLYIQSVLYDYQFTNEAGDPEYREKLEKLAIEHGVEYVHKKLQEVDPESANRIHTNNVRRVIRALEIFHTTGQKMSDQLEKQENELLYDVSLIGLTMEREMLYDRINLRVDLMVKQGLLQEVNALYENGVRDCQSIQAIGYKELYNYFEGHVSLEEAIVQLKTNSRRYAKRQLTWFRNKMDVTWFDVTVGEKTAEILGYIEGKLQLKSNNK from the coding sequence ATGGGAGAACTGCAACGTGAAAAAGTCGCTGTCATCATCGGACCGACTGCGGTGGGAAAGACAAAATTAAGCATTGACCTTGCAAAAGCGTTGAATGGTGAAATCATTAGCGGGGATTCGATGCAAATTTATCGTACGATGGATATCGGGACAGCTAAGGTAACAAAGGAAGAAATGGAAGGAATTCCGCATTACATGATTGATATTAAAAATCCAGAAGACCCATTTTCTGTGGCGGAATTTCAAGAGCTTGTTCGAGGTTGTATTCGAGAAATTACAAAACGCGGGAAACTACCAATTATTGTTGGTGGTACTGGTCTTTATATACAATCGGTTTTATATGACTATCAGTTTACAAATGAAGCTGGAGACCCTGAATATCGAGAGAAACTAGAAAAACTAGCGATAGAACATGGCGTAGAATATGTACATAAGAAGTTGCAAGAAGTAGATCCAGAAAGTGCGAATCGTATTCATACGAATAATGTAAGGCGTGTTATTCGAGCTCTAGAAATTTTCCATACGACAGGGCAAAAGATGAGTGATCAACTTGAAAAGCAGGAAAATGAGTTGCTATATGATGTTTCGTTAATTGGCTTGACTATGGAACGTGAAATGTTATATGATCGCATCAACTTGCGTGTTGATCTTATGGTCAAACAAGGATTGTTGCAAGAAGTGAACGCTTTATATGAAAATGGGGTCAGGGACTGTCAATCCATTCAAGCGATTGGTTACAAAGAATTATATAATTATTTCGAAGGACATGTTTCGCTTGAAGAAGCGATAGTGCAATTGAAAACGAACTCACGCCGCTACGCAAAACGTCAATTAACATGGTTTCGTAACAAAATGGATGTTACGTGGTTTGATGTAACTGTTGGTGAAAAAACAGCAGAAATTTTGGGATACATAGAAGGAAAGCTACAACTAAAGTCGAATAATAAGTAA
- a CDS encoding cell wall-binding protein EntA, protein MKKLIGIAAAAVFGLGIFTTSAQAETVVTTEVLNVRENPTTESQVVGKVLNGHKLDVTNTENGWSQIKFNGKDVFVSAEFTKSIYYVTANVLNVRAEANTNSEILGTLKKDDMIETTNQVQNGWLQFEYNGKTAYVHVPFLTGTAPVIEKQETPAPAQAAAPAKAEAKAPVAQAKPAAKPAVKATETNVPSGGRELTVEATAYTAHPSENGGTYGGRVLTAMGHDLTANPNMKMIAVDPKVIPLGSKVWVEGYGEAIAGDTGGAIKGNRIDVLVGSDAAANKWGRKSVKVKVLK, encoded by the coding sequence ATGAAAAAATTAATTGGTATAGCAGCAGCAGCGGTTTTTGGTCTTGGGATTTTCACTACTTCTGCACAAGCAGAAACTGTTGTAACAACAGAGGTATTAAATGTACGTGAGAACCCAACTACTGAATCACAAGTTGTAGGTAAAGTATTAAATGGTCATAAATTAGATGTTACAAATACAGAAAACGGATGGTCACAAATTAAATTCAATGGTAAAGACGTATTCGTAAGCGCAGAATTTACAAAAAGCATCTATTACGTAACAGCAAACGTATTAAACGTACGTGCTGAAGCGAATACAAACTCAGAAATTCTTGGTACGCTTAAGAAAGACGATATGATCGAAACAACGAACCAAGTACAAAATGGCTGGTTACAATTCGAATATAACGGGAAAACGGCTTATGTTCATGTTCCTTTCTTAACAGGTACAGCACCTGTTATTGAAAAACAAGAAACGCCTGCTCCTGCTCAAGCTGCAGCACCTGCAAAAGCAGAGGCAAAAGCGCCTGTAGCTCAAGCGAAACCAGCTGCTAAGCCAGCTGTAAAAGCAACAGAAACAAACGTTCCTTCTGGTGGTCGTGAACTAACAGTTGAAGCAACAGCATATACAGCTCATCCGAGCGAAAATGGCGGCACATACGGTGGCCGTGTATTAACTGCAATGGGTCATGACCTAACAGCGAATCCAAACATGAAGATGATTGCTGTTGACCCGAAAGTGATTCCATTAGGATCAAAAGTATGGGTAGAAGGATATGGAGAAGCAATCGCTGGTGACACTGGTGGTGCAATTAAAGGTAACCGTATCGACGTTCTAGTTGGCTCTGACGCAGCTGCTAACAAATGGGGACGTAAATCTGTTAAAGTGAAAGTTTTAAAATAA